In Vibrio japonicus, one DNA window encodes the following:
- the hemN gene encoding oxygen-independent coproporphyrinogen III oxidase, with translation MSQQVVASQQIVWDQAVLDKYNYSGPRYTSYPTALEFHEAFTIADYDMACTEYPDRPLSLYIHIPFCHKLCYYCGCNKVITRHSHKADEYLDVLELEIRTRAALLHGRKVTQLHFGGGTPTFLTKAQISRLMAILRGEFSFEPDSEISIEVDPREIELDMLDHLRSEGFNRLSIGVQDFNKEVQKLVNREQDEEFIFAMVERAKQLGFRSTNLDLIYGLPKQTKESFAQTLSQVLEMKPGRLSVFNYAHMPQLFAAQRKIKDEDLPQAEEKMAILQDTISTLTGAGYQFIGMDHFALPDDELAVAQRNGVLHRNFQGYTTQGECDLVGFGVSAISMIGNAYAQNQKELKKYYAQVAEQRHALWKGVALDSDDLLRRDVIKQLICNFKLDKTAIEANFNVNFNQYFKEDLGLLQTFIDDQLVEVDDSEIRVTLRGRLLIRNICMCFDKYLRAKARQQQFSRVI, from the coding sequence ATGTCGCAGCAAGTTGTCGCCAGTCAGCAAATAGTGTGGGATCAAGCCGTTCTCGATAAATACAACTATTCGGGCCCTCGTTATACCTCGTACCCAACCGCGTTGGAGTTCCACGAGGCATTTACTATTGCCGATTACGATATGGCTTGCACCGAGTATCCAGATCGACCGTTGTCTCTGTATATCCACATTCCATTCTGCCATAAGCTTTGTTATTACTGCGGCTGTAATAAAGTCATTACTCGCCATTCTCACAAGGCCGATGAATACCTTGATGTATTGGAGCTTGAGATCCGCACTCGCGCTGCACTACTTCATGGCCGAAAAGTCACTCAATTGCATTTTGGTGGTGGCACACCGACATTCTTAACCAAAGCGCAGATTAGTCGATTAATGGCGATTTTACGCGGCGAGTTCTCTTTTGAACCTGACTCTGAAATCAGCATTGAAGTTGACCCGCGTGAAATTGAGCTAGACATGCTTGATCACTTGCGCAGTGAAGGGTTTAACCGCCTGAGTATCGGTGTACAGGACTTCAACAAAGAAGTGCAGAAGTTGGTTAACCGAGAGCAAGACGAAGAGTTTATCTTCGCCATGGTTGAGCGTGCTAAACAGCTTGGTTTCCGTTCGACTAACCTTGATTTGATTTATGGTCTGCCAAAGCAAACGAAAGAATCATTCGCACAAACGCTGAGCCAAGTACTGGAGATGAAACCCGGCCGCTTGTCAGTGTTTAACTACGCACATATGCCGCAACTGTTTGCTGCGCAGCGCAAAATCAAAGACGAAGATTTGCCTCAAGCGGAAGAGAAAATGGCAATTCTTCAAGATACGATCAGTACGTTAACTGGTGCTGGATACCAATTCATCGGGATGGACCACTTCGCGTTACCTGACGATGAGCTAGCGGTTGCTCAGCGAAATGGTGTACTTCACCGCAACTTCCAAGGTTACACGACGCAAGGCGAGTGTGACTTGGTTGGCTTTGGGGTTTCCGCGATTTCCATGATTGGTAATGCTTACGCTCAAAACCAGAAAGAGCTGAAAAAGTATTATGCTCAGGTTGCGGAGCAGCGCCATGCTTTATGGAAAGGCGTAGCACTTGATAGTGATGACTTACTTCGACGCGACGTGATTAAGCAACTGATTTGTAACTTCAAACTTGATAAGACCGCAATCGAAGCGAACTTCAATGTTAACTTTAATCAGTACTTCAAAGAAGATTTAGGCCTGTTGCAAACCTTTATTGATGATCAATTGGTCGAAGTGGATGATAGCGAGATTCGCGTAACCTTGCGTGGTCGACTGCTGATCCGCAATATCTGCATGTGTTTTGATAAATACCTGCGTGCCAAAGCGCGTCAGCAACAGTTCTCTCGCGTTATCTAA
- a CDS encoding DUF2489 domain-containing protein, with translation MNVTVLAIAGGIIILGLASYAGYLLLQLKKQKELQEQHKQLAIEKRNANIFESVSVLCLAGIQGQCDLSEISIRLYNIMDYVQGDDRVDFDKEYPATAELFHIVKDMARGEDRQKLVKKERMTQNLERQKSESRLQDAIIEELKQLQKKVKPLNNQINIQMI, from the coding sequence ATGAACGTAACCGTGTTAGCCATTGCTGGTGGAATCATTATTCTCGGCTTAGCGTCTTATGCAGGTTACCTTCTGCTCCAGCTTAAAAAGCAAAAGGAGTTGCAAGAGCAGCATAAGCAGCTAGCGATCGAGAAACGCAACGCGAACATCTTCGAAAGTGTCAGTGTGTTGTGCCTAGCGGGTATTCAAGGTCAATGTGATCTCTCTGAAATCAGCATTCGTCTTTACAACATCATGGACTATGTCCAGGGTGACGACCGAGTGGATTTCGATAAAGAATATCCAGCAACAGCAGAACTGTTTCACATCGTAAAAGACATGGCGCGCGGTGAAGATCGTCAAAAGCTGGTTAAGAAAGAGCGCATGACGCAGAATCTTGAACGCCAAAAGTCTGAGTCTCGTCTACAAGATGCGATTATTGAAGAGCTCAAGCAACTTCAGAAAAAGGTTAAGCCTTTAAATAATCAGATCAACATTCAAATGATCTAG
- the yihI gene encoding Der GTPase-activating protein YihI, producing the protein MSRSKKARSGGNGDVIVVRNRTQSDVEGRLRKREKKRKGLKTGTRNSEEKAQQLRSAGQKLDPRLGSKKKIPLVVDAPKKLSKADRRVNAEKELEMLENDAQLNVLLDRLDNGESLGAGLQKYVDEKLDRIEVLMKQLGVYEEPAEDEYEEEQEEVVESAPKKANKKVASDDDLLSQFEDLDLNQFKG; encoded by the coding sequence ATGAGCCGTAGTAAGAAAGCAAGATCAGGTGGTAACGGTGACGTAATCGTTGTCCGTAACCGTACACAGTCAGACGTTGAAGGACGTTTGCGTAAACGTGAAAAAAAGCGTAAAGGTTTAAAAACCGGTACTCGCAACTCTGAAGAGAAAGCGCAACAGCTACGTAGCGCAGGTCAAAAGCTTGACCCTCGTTTAGGTAGCAAGAAAAAAATTCCACTCGTGGTTGATGCTCCTAAGAAGCTAAGCAAGGCGGACCGCCGTGTGAATGCTGAGAAAGAGCTAGAGATGCTAGAAAATGACGCGCAGCTAAACGTATTGCTTGACCGCCTAGACAACGGTGAAAGCTTAGGTGCGGGCTTGCAAAAATACGTCGATGAGAAACTAGATCGCATCGAAGTACTTATGAAGCAGCTTGGCGTCTACGAAGAGCCAGCGGAAGACGAGTACGAAGAAGAACAAGAAGAAGTGGTAGAGTCTGCACCGAAAAAAGCGAATAAGAAAGTCGCATCGGATGACGATCTGCTATCGCAATTTGAAGACTTGGATCTGAATCAGTTTAAAGGATAA
- a CDS encoding class I SAM-dependent methyltransferase has translation MHNCPLCQSLEIKNYFEDKRRAYLQCMQCELVFVNPEQRLDAEAEKAHYDMHENDPTDGGYRRFLSRVADPILERIEPASHGIDFGCGPGPTLSLMLEEQGHTMSLYDIYYHPDNKVLEKQYDFMTSTEVIEHLYDPDSVWQQWLNLVKPGGWIGLMTKLVINVEAFANWHYKNDPTHVVFFSRNTFQYLAERDQLELEFIGNDVILLRKPQ, from the coding sequence ATGCACAATTGCCCACTTTGTCAAAGCTTAGAGATCAAAAACTACTTTGAAGATAAGCGTCGTGCATACCTTCAATGCATGCAATGTGAGCTCGTGTTTGTCAATCCAGAGCAAAGACTGGATGCTGAGGCTGAAAAAGCCCATTACGACATGCACGAAAACGACCCAACAGATGGAGGCTATCGACGCTTTTTATCTCGAGTCGCTGACCCCATATTAGAGCGTATTGAGCCTGCATCTCACGGGATAGATTTCGGTTGTGGTCCGGGTCCAACGTTATCACTGATGTTGGAAGAGCAGGGCCATACCATGAGTTTGTACGATATCTACTATCACCCGGATAATAAGGTGTTAGAGAAACAGTACGATTTTATGACGTCCACAGAAGTTATTGAGCATCTGTACGATCCCGATAGCGTGTGGCAGCAATGGTTAAATTTGGTTAAGCCAGGTGGCTGGATTGGTCTTATGACTAAACTGGTTATCAATGTCGAAGCGTTTGCCAATTGGCACTACAAGAATGACCCAACTCATGTGGTGTTCTTTAGTCGAAATACGTTTCAGTACTTGGCAGAGCGGGATCAGCTCGAGCTTGAATTTATTGGTAATGATGTAATTTTACTGAGGAAGCCGCAGTAA
- a CDS encoding c-type cytochrome — translation MKKLALILSLLASCSVWAQGSIEAGKAKSQTCVACHGADGNSQLAMYPKLAGQHAKYIEKQLKDLKLGMTSNGKQGRYDPVMSGMAMPLSEQDMQDLAAYYASLPISHNTTPENVVEKGKNLYTAGDAERGLTACIACHGPRGNGTELSGFPKISGQHADYIKAQLEKFRDENRGNDMNAMMRDVAKKLTDEDIAVLSKYVGGLH, via the coding sequence ATGAAGAAATTAGCGCTAATCTTGAGTCTTTTAGCCAGCTGCTCTGTGTGGGCCCAAGGCAGCATTGAAGCTGGTAAAGCAAAATCCCAAACTTGTGTTGCCTGCCATGGTGCTGATGGCAACAGTCAACTCGCAATGTACCCTAAACTTGCAGGTCAGCATGCTAAATATATTGAGAAGCAGCTGAAAGACCTGAAACTGGGTATGACTAGCAACGGTAAGCAAGGTCGTTACGACCCTGTGATGAGTGGTATGGCAATGCCACTGTCAGAGCAAGATATGCAAGATCTTGCGGCTTACTACGCTTCACTACCAATTTCTCACAATACTACGCCTGAAAACGTAGTTGAGAAAGGTAAAAATCTGTACACCGCTGGTGATGCTGAGCGTGGCCTAACGGCTTGTATCGCTTGTCATGGCCCACGTGGTAACGGTACTGAGCTTTCAGGTTTCCCTAAAATCTCAGGCCAACATGCAGACTATATCAAAGCTCAGCTAGAAAAATTCCGTGATGAAAATCGTGGTAACGATATGAACGCGATGATGCGTGACGTAGCGAAAAAGCTGACAGATGAAGATATTGCCGTACTTTCTAAATACGTTGGTGGTCTACACTAA
- the yihA gene encoding ribosome biogenesis GTP-binding protein YihA/YsxC — protein sequence MSVKIHYQNTHFITSAPDIRHMPEDEGIEVAFAGRSNAGKSSSLNRLTNQKSLAKTSKTPGRTQLINLFKVTDGCHIVDLPGYGFAQVPLEMKKKWQKSLGEYLQKRQCLKGLVVLMDIRHPMKDLDQQLIYWAVDSGIPVQVLLTKADKLKSGARKAQVLKIKQDAVGFGGDVSVAAFSSLKGIGVDVLRNKLDEWFAPALAASLVEEVVAEEQQSDEQE from the coding sequence GTGAGCGTAAAAATTCATTATCAAAACACCCATTTCATCACCAGTGCACCTGATATTCGTCACATGCCTGAAGATGAAGGTATCGAAGTTGCGTTCGCGGGACGTTCCAACGCAGGTAAGTCTAGCTCTCTTAACAGACTGACTAACCAGAAGAGTTTAGCAAAAACCAGTAAAACACCCGGTCGAACTCAGCTAATCAACTTGTTTAAAGTGACTGATGGTTGCCACATCGTGGATTTACCTGGGTATGGCTTTGCGCAAGTACCACTTGAGATGAAGAAAAAGTGGCAAAAGTCTTTAGGCGAGTATCTGCAAAAACGTCAATGCTTGAAAGGCTTGGTTGTGTTGATGGATATCCGTCATCCGATGAAAGATCTGGACCAACAGCTGATTTACTGGGCAGTAGACAGTGGCATTCCGGTGCAGGTTCTACTGACCAAAGCAGACAAACTAAAGAGTGGCGCACGTAAAGCTCAGGTTCTGAAGATCAAGCAAGATGCCGTAGGATTTGGTGGTGACGTCAGCGTTGCTGCTTTCTCTTCATTGAAAGGTATTGGTGTCGATGTACTGCGCAACAAACTTGATGAATGGTTTGCTCCTGCGCTTGCGGCGTCACTCGTCGAAGAAGTGGTTGCTGAAGAGCAGCAAAGCGACGAACAAGAATAA
- the polA gene encoding DNA polymerase I, with amino-acid sequence MARIPDNPLILIDGSSYLYRAFHAYPGTMSNGEIPTNAVYGVVNMLRSMMRQFSSERIAVVFDAKGKTFRDEMYAEYKANRPPMPDDLRCQIEPLHDVIRAMGLPLISIPGVEADDVIGTLAYQASQQGMPVLISTGDKDMAQLVDENVTLINTMTNVVMDREGVIEKFGIPPELIIDYLALMGDKVDNIPGVPGVGDKTATALLQGIGGLDKLYENLDDIAPLGFRGSKTMAKKLLDNKDNAMLSYELATIKLDVELEETPETLIKTTPNKDELIKLYGQLVFKSWLNELLDGGTGVVEAVEKSGASAPSTSVAPELETPAVTIDRSQYETILDEESFNAWLEKLKAADVFAFDTETDSLDYMVANLVGLSFATEEGVAAYVPVAHDYLDAPKQLDRDWVLAQLRPILEDDNQAKVGQNLKYDASVLARYDIEMKGIKHDTMLASYVYNSVGGKHDMDSLALRFLQHSCISFEQIAGKGKKQLTFNQIELDQAAPYAAEDADVTLRLHHRLIACIENDEKLKAIYEEIEVPLVPVLSRIERTGVLIDDMMLAAQSQEIAQRLDELEQKAYEVAEQEFNMNSPKQLQAILFEKMGLPVIKKTPSGTPSTNEEVLQELALDYPLPKLILEYRGLAKLKSTYTDKLPKMINPETGRVHTSYHQAVTATGRLSSTDPNLQNIPIRNEEGRRIRQAFIAPRGYKIMAVDYSQIELRIMAHLSGDKALLEAFQQGKDIHAATAAEIIGVDIEEVTSEQRRRAKAVNFGLIYGMSAFGLAKQLGIPRGEAQQYMDTYFERYPGVMQYMEDTRSTASEQGYVETIFGRRLHLPEIKSRNGMRRKAAERAAINAPMQGTAADIIKKAMLLVDEWIQQEGNGRVKLLMQVHDELVFEVEESSLAEIESKVQQLMESAAQLEVPLVAEAGHGDNWEQAH; translated from the coding sequence ATGGCTCGTATTCCAGACAATCCATTGATCCTTATCGATGGTTCTTCTTATCTATACCGTGCATTTCACGCTTATCCAGGCACCATGAGTAATGGTGAAATCCCAACTAACGCCGTTTATGGTGTAGTGAATATGCTACGAAGCATGATGCGTCAGTTCAGCAGTGAACGAATTGCCGTTGTTTTTGATGCGAAAGGAAAAACCTTCCGTGATGAGATGTATGCGGAATACAAAGCCAACCGTCCACCAATGCCAGATGATTTGCGCTGCCAGATTGAACCGCTGCACGACGTTATTCGTGCTATGGGTTTGCCGCTTATCTCGATTCCGGGTGTTGAAGCCGATGATGTCATTGGCACGTTAGCTTACCAAGCGTCTCAGCAGGGCATGCCTGTTTTGATTAGTACTGGCGATAAAGACATGGCTCAGCTGGTGGATGAGAACGTCACACTGATCAACACCATGACAAATGTCGTCATGGATCGTGAGGGCGTGATTGAGAAGTTTGGCATTCCACCGGAGTTGATCATCGATTACCTCGCGCTGATGGGCGACAAAGTGGATAACATCCCAGGTGTTCCCGGTGTCGGTGATAAGACAGCAACAGCTTTACTTCAGGGCATTGGCGGCCTAGATAAACTGTATGAAAACCTTGATGACATTGCACCACTGGGCTTCCGTGGTTCAAAAACCATGGCGAAGAAGCTGCTGGACAACAAAGATAACGCGATGCTTTCTTATGAGCTGGCAACAATCAAACTCGATGTTGAGCTTGAAGAAACGCCTGAAACACTTATTAAGACTACGCCAAATAAAGATGAGCTGATTAAGCTATATGGCCAGTTGGTATTCAAGTCGTGGCTCAATGAGCTACTCGATGGCGGCACAGGTGTCGTTGAGGCGGTAGAAAAGTCGGGCGCGAGCGCTCCATCGACTAGTGTTGCACCAGAGCTGGAAACACCAGCTGTGACCATTGATCGCAGCCAATACGAAACCATTCTAGATGAAGAGTCATTTAACGCTTGGCTTGAGAAGCTCAAAGCTGCGGACGTGTTCGCCTTTGATACCGAGACAGACAGCCTAGACTACATGGTAGCGAACCTAGTTGGTTTGTCGTTTGCGACCGAAGAAGGCGTGGCTGCTTATGTGCCGGTTGCGCATGACTATCTTGATGCACCAAAGCAGCTTGATCGTGATTGGGTGCTTGCGCAGCTCAGACCTATCTTAGAAGACGATAACCAAGCGAAAGTCGGCCAAAACCTGAAGTACGATGCTAGCGTGTTAGCGCGATACGACATTGAGATGAAAGGCATCAAGCACGACACCATGCTGGCGTCTTACGTGTACAACAGTGTTGGCGGCAAGCATGATATGGATAGCCTTGCGCTGCGTTTCCTTCAGCATAGCTGTATCTCATTCGAGCAAATCGCGGGTAAGGGCAAAAAGCAGCTTACATTCAATCAAATCGAACTGGATCAAGCAGCACCTTATGCGGCAGAAGATGCGGATGTTACTCTACGCCTGCACCACCGTCTGATTGCTTGCATTGAGAACGATGAAAAATTAAAAGCCATCTACGAAGAGATCGAAGTACCGCTAGTGCCTGTTTTATCACGTATCGAACGTACTGGCGTATTGATTGACGACATGATGCTTGCTGCTCAATCGCAAGAAATTGCACAGCGTTTAGATGAGCTAGAACAGAAAGCGTATGAAGTAGCAGAGCAAGAGTTCAACATGAACTCACCAAAGCAACTACAAGCGATCTTATTTGAAAAGATGGGCTTGCCAGTTATCAAGAAAACGCCATCAGGTACGCCGTCAACGAACGAAGAAGTACTGCAGGAGCTCGCGCTTGATTACCCACTGCCAAAACTGATTCTTGAATACCGCGGTTTAGCGAAACTGAAATCAACATACACCGATAAACTGCCGAAGATGATCAACCCAGAAACGGGTCGTGTTCATACGTCTTACCATCAAGCGGTGACAGCGACGGGGCGCTTATCTTCAACCGATCCAAACTTACAGAATATTCCAATTCGAAATGAAGAAGGTCGCCGTATTCGTCAGGCGTTTATTGCGCCGAGAGGCTACAAGATCATGGCGGTCGACTACTCTCAGATTGAACTTCGTATCATGGCACATTTATCGGGTGATAAAGCATTACTTGAAGCGTTCCAACAGGGTAAAGATATCCACGCCGCGACTGCTGCAGAGATTATCGGCGTAGACATCGAAGAAGTGACCAGCGAGCAGCGTCGTCGTGCTAAAGCAGTGAACTTTGGTCTTATCTACGGCATGAGTGCGTTTGGCCTAGCAAAACAGCTGGGCATTCCACGTGGTGAAGCGCAGCAATACATGGATACTTACTTTGAGCGTTACCCAGGTGTGATGCAATATATGGAAGACACTCGTAGCACGGCATCAGAGCAAGGCTATGTTGAGACCATCTTTGGTCGTCGTCTTCACCTGCCAGAGATCAAGTCGCGTAACGGCATGCGTCGTAAAGCGGCTGAACGTGCGGCTATCAACGCCCCGATGCAAGGTACCGCGGCCGACATTATTAAGAAGGCGATGCTGCTTGTTGACGAGTGGATTCAACAGGAAGGCAACGGCCGCGTGAAGCTACTGATGCAAGTTCACGATGAATTGGTGTTTGAGGTGGAAGAGTCCTCTTTGGCCGAAATTGAAAGTAAAGTACAACAATTGATGGAGTCTGCGGCTCAACTAGAAGTACCGTTGGTTGCGGAAGCAGGCCATGGTGACAACTGGGAACAAGCTCACTAG
- a CDS encoding GNAT family N-acetyltransferase, which yields MSVAYREGTLQECVEAVEQISEFASKETVESLSERLEGKRHLILVAQEEAHILGFKIGYELDRDTFYSWFGGVTPRARNKGVAQTLLDEQEKWVRHQGYKRLKVKSRNQFPAMLRLLLRNGYVIEKFEEKDILIESRIHFVKPL from the coding sequence ATGAGCGTGGCTTATCGAGAAGGCACATTACAAGAATGTGTTGAAGCGGTTGAGCAAATCAGTGAATTTGCCAGCAAGGAGACGGTAGAGTCACTTTCCGAACGCCTAGAAGGTAAGCGTCACCTCATTCTTGTCGCGCAGGAAGAGGCACATATCCTAGGGTTTAAGATTGGCTATGAACTGGATCGAGACACCTTCTATAGCTGGTTTGGTGGCGTAACACCACGAGCAAGAAACAAAGGCGTAGCACAAACATTATTGGACGAACAAGAGAAGTGGGTGCGTCATCAGGGATACAAGCGACTTAAGGTGAAATCTCGTAATCAATTTCCTGCCATGCTTCGGTTATTACTCAGAAATGGATATGTAATTGAAAAATTTGAAGAAAAAGACATTTTAATTGAAAGTAGAATTCACTTTGTGAAGCCGTTGTAA
- the hemB gene encoding porphobilinogen synthase produces the protein MSVSIQGQFPGRRMRRMRKHDFSRRLMAENKLSVNDLIYPMFILMGKDRRETVESMPGIERLSIDLMLEEAQYLAQLGVPAIALFPVVNQDAKSLCATEAYSPEGLVQRAVRSLKEHVPEIGVITDVALDPFTTHGQDGIIDEEGYVLNDETTKVLIKQALSHAEAGADVIAPSDMMDGRIGAIREALEEAGHINTQIMAYSAKYASCYYGPFRDAVGSSSNLKGGNKKNYQMDPANSDEAIHEVALDINEGADMVMVKPGMPYLDVVRRVKSELRVPTFAYQVSGEYAMHKAAFQNGWLNERDTVMESLMCFKRAGADGILTYFAKDVAEWLAAEDAKASQYLKNEK, from the coding sequence GTGTCAGTTTCCATTCAAGGTCAATTCCCTGGCCGTCGTATGCGCCGTATGCGCAAGCATGACTTTAGTCGTCGTCTAATGGCTGAAAACAAGTTGTCGGTAAACGATCTTATTTACCCGATGTTCATCCTGATGGGGAAAGATCGTCGTGAGACCGTTGAATCAATGCCAGGTATCGAGCGTTTATCTATCGACCTTATGCTGGAAGAGGCTCAATATCTTGCTCAACTCGGTGTACCTGCGATTGCTTTGTTCCCAGTTGTAAATCAAGACGCAAAAAGTTTGTGTGCAACAGAAGCGTACAGCCCAGAAGGTCTGGTTCAACGTGCGGTACGTTCGTTGAAAGAGCATGTGCCAGAAATCGGCGTGATCACAGACGTTGCGCTAGACCCTTTCACGACACATGGCCAAGACGGCATTATTGATGAAGAAGGCTACGTGCTAAATGATGAGACAACGAAAGTACTTATCAAGCAAGCATTGTCACACGCTGAGGCAGGCGCTGATGTTATTGCGCCGTCAGATATGATGGATGGTCGTATCGGTGCGATTCGTGAAGCGTTAGAGGAAGCGGGTCATATCAATACACAAATCATGGCGTACTCAGCGAAATACGCGTCTTGTTACTACGGACCTTTCCGTGATGCGGTCGGTTCTTCAAGCAACCTGAAAGGCGGCAACAAGAAGAACTACCAAATGGATCCAGCCAACAGCGATGAAGCGATTCACGAAGTAGCGTTGGATATCAACGAAGGCGCGGATATGGTCATGGTTAAGCCAGGCATGCCGTACCTAGACGTCGTTCGTCGTGTTAAGTCTGAGCTGCGTGTTCCAACATTTGCTTATCAGGTTTCTGGTGAATACGCGATGCACAAAGCGGCGTTCCAAAACGGTTGGTTGAATGAGCGCGATACGGTAATGGAATCACTGATGTGCTTTAAGCGTGCTGGTGCAGACGGCATCCTAACTTACTTTGCTAAAGACGTAGCGGAGTGGTTAGCGGCAGAAGATGCAAAAGCATCGCAGTATCTTAAAAACGAAAAATAA
- a CDS encoding TatD family hydrolase, whose product MIDTHAHIYASEFDTDRDQVVERALAQGIEKILLPNIDLDSIEPMLKTEAAYPSVCRSMMGLHPCYVDGNVKQTLEIIHSWFAKHNFIAVGEIGIDLYWDKTYKSEQEMAFITQLNWAKEMKLPVVIHTRDSIQETLTLLGKEQDGSLSGVFHCFGGSIEEAKAINDLGFHLGLGGVTTFKNGGMDKVIPNLNMDYVILETDCPYLAPVPHRGKRNEPAYIPLVAERIASLTELSIADVQAITNRNANHLFSL is encoded by the coding sequence ATGATCGATACCCACGCCCACATTTATGCCAGCGAATTTGATACGGACCGCGATCAGGTCGTTGAAAGAGCATTGGCCCAAGGCATTGAAAAGATTCTGCTGCCAAACATCGACCTTGATTCGATTGAACCTATGTTGAAAACCGAAGCGGCCTATCCTAGCGTTTGTCGCTCAATGATGGGATTACATCCGTGCTATGTGGATGGTAACGTGAAGCAAACGCTGGAGATCATTCACTCTTGGTTTGCTAAACATAACTTTATTGCGGTGGGTGAAATTGGTATCGACCTGTACTGGGATAAAACCTATAAGTCCGAGCAAGAGATGGCCTTCATCACCCAACTTAACTGGGCAAAAGAAATGAAGCTGCCAGTCGTCATTCATACGCGAGATTCGATTCAAGAAACCCTTACTCTGCTGGGAAAGGAGCAAGATGGTTCACTATCAGGCGTGTTCCATTGCTTCGGCGGGAGTATCGAAGAAGCGAAAGCGATTAACGATTTGGGCTTTCATTTGGGTTTGGGCGGTGTGACGACATTTAAGAATGGCGGAATGGATAAGGTGATCCCGAACTTAAATATGGACTACGTCATTTTAGAAACAGACTGCCCATACTTAGCCCCTGTGCCACATCGTGGTAAGCGTAATGAACCCGCTTATATCCCACTTGTTGCCGAGCGCATCGCGTCACTTACAGAGCTATCAATTGCAGACGTCCAAGCCATCACTAACCGCAACGCCAACCATTTATTTTCGTTGTAA
- the tatC gene encoding twin-arginine translocase subunit TatC: MSSVEQTQPLISHLLELRNRLLRAILAILVVFVGLIYFSNEIYEFISKPLVDRLPEGATMIATDVASPFFTPLKLTLIASVFVAVPFILYQVWAFVAPGLYKHERRLIMPLLFSSSLLFYCGVAFAYFVVFPLVFGFFTAISLGGVEFATDISSYLDFVLALFLAFGIAFEVPVAIILLCWTGATDPKSLGEKRPYIVVGAFVVGMMLTPPDMISQTLLAIPMCLLFEVGLFFARFYVRKKDDEETESES; encoded by the coding sequence ATGTCTTCGGTTGAGCAGACACAACCTTTGATCAGCCATCTTTTAGAGCTTCGAAACCGTTTATTGCGTGCAATATTGGCAATATTGGTGGTGTTCGTTGGCCTGATCTACTTTTCTAACGAAATTTACGAGTTTATCTCTAAGCCCTTGGTAGACAGACTACCTGAAGGGGCAACGATGATCGCGACCGATGTTGCATCGCCATTTTTTACGCCACTTAAGCTGACTCTCATTGCTTCGGTGTTCGTTGCAGTACCGTTTATCTTGTATCAGGTGTGGGCGTTTGTTGCTCCTGGGCTGTATAAGCACGAGCGTCGTCTTATCATGCCTTTGCTGTTTTCCAGTTCGTTGCTGTTCTACTGCGGTGTTGCATTCGCGTACTTCGTGGTATTCCCTCTGGTCTTTGGTTTCTTTACAGCCATTTCGCTAGGTGGTGTGGAATTTGCGACCGATATTTCGAGTTATCTCGACTTTGTGCTCGCGCTGTTTTTGGCATTTGGTATTGCGTTTGAAGTTCCGGTAGCGATTATTCTGCTTTGCTGGACTGGCGCGACGGATCCGAAAAGCCTGGGTGAGAAACGACCTTACATTGTTGTGGGAGCGTTTGTTGTCGGAATGATGCTGACACCGCCAGATATGATCTCGCAAACATTGCTGGCGATTCCTATGTGTTTGCTGTTTGAAGTCGGACTCTTCTTCGCGCGTTTTTATGTGCGGAAGAAGGATGATGAAGAAACAGAAAGCGAGAGCTAG
- the tatA gene encoding Sec-independent protein translocase subunit TatA, translating to MMGISWPQLLIIAVIVILLFGTKKLRNIGGDLGSAVKGFKKAVSEDESAKKDAEASKDADFEPKNIEQKKSEETSETKKDKEQA from the coding sequence ATTATGGGTATTAGCTGGCCGCAACTACTGATTATCGCTGTGATCGTAATTCTGCTCTTTGGTACTAAAAAGCTACGTAACATCGGTGGTGATCTAGGTAGTGCTGTTAAAGGTTTCAAGAAAGCAGTGAGCGAAGACGAGTCTGCTAAGAAAGATGCAGAAGCAAGCAAAGACGCTGACTTTGAACCAAAGAACATCGAGCAGAAGAAGTCAGAAGAGACTTCTGAAACTAAGAAAGACAAAGAGCAGGCATAA